The window AAGAAGAAGAGGACAGAGTCAAACACGGAATGTAATAATATAAATTTTAAAGGGGGAGAGATACTATTCCCCCCTTTAAATTGATCAAAAATCAAAAGTAATTTTTATTAAATATTTTTCATGTAATCAGGAAGGGATATAATTTGGAGTTAAAAGGTCTGTTTGAGCTAGAATCAGCTCTAAAGAAAATTAACGATAATGGTACAATAAACAAATATAAGGAAATTTTTTCTGAAAATTTTATGATAGATAACACACAATTTGATGATATAGAGGACTTTTTCTACTTTGGCAAAATAGAGATAAAACCTATAGAGGAATACAGCACCGTTGAAATATGGATGATAGATGAAGCGGTTGATAAGTACACTGATTTTTCTACTTGGGATGAATTTTTTAAAGCTGCTAAAGGAAAAGGTTAAACTTTATCTTTATGAGGTATAGAGGACAGAAAGCACAGGTGTAAGTAATTTTGAAAATAATAAAAATATTTAAAGAGACCATCTCAGACGGACCTGGATTCAGATATAGTATTTATTTTTCCGGGTGCAGCCATTATTGCCAAGGATGCCATAATCCCGAGACATGGAAGGGAGATATAGGGGAAGTCTTAGATGAAACCTATATGAAAAAAATAATATCTCAGATAAGCAACAACCCCCTTTTAGATGGCGTAACTCTTTCTGGAGGAGATCCGTTTTTCATTCCTGAAGAGCTTTTAGGCTTTCTGAGACGTCTCAAAGAGGAAACACATAAAAATATATGGGCATATACTGGATACACCTTTGAAGAATTGCTTAAAAAGGATATCACAAAAAAATGCCTAGAATATATAGATGTCCTAGTGGATGGTAGGTTTGAGAAAAATCTTGCAAATCCTGAGCTTTTTTACAGAGGAAGCTCAAATCAAAGACTTGTGGATGTAAAGGCTTCCCTCAGTGAGGGTATAGTCTGTACAAAAGATTATGACTAATAGAGGAGGAAAGAGATGTTAAAGGTTTTTAACACCAGGGTATACGGGTTGGAAGAGAGCATCATCGCGGGGGGATATCCCATGAGGGCTGATGAGATAACAGAATGGAGTGATGATGAAGTCCAACTTACTGAAAAAGATGTATCAAGAGCTATTAAACTAGGTACAGTCCCTACAGGGAGTGGACACGATAATTTTTTGAAGGGAATAGTCGTACAGTATGACGTGAGATACCCCAACTACTGGACACCTCAATTTCAGAGATATTCATTTCACGACATAGTATCTTCAAACAGTAAGATGCATAGAATGACCAAAATGAACCTAAAAGAGTGCTGCAACAAATATGTGGACGATATTGTTATCGAAAACCTTCAGAAATGGGTAGATATCTACAATTCTTTTGAGGCTGGGATGAATGAGATTCGTATAGAGGGTAAAGCCTATTCTAAGTACGAGATCTTTATGAAGGTCATCTCAAATGCTCCTCTAGGATTTGAGCAAACCATGAGAGTCACTTCAAACTATCTCCAGCTAAAGACAATCTATTTGCAAAGAAGACATCATAAGCTTAAAGAGGATTGGGGAAGCTTTTGTGAGTGGTGTGAAACTCTGCCTCATTTCAAGGAATTTTGTCTAAAAAAATAAAGTCGGTTTCCCGACTTTTTTTATTTTCTCCAAAAAATAAAAATGGCGACCCTGGCGCGATTCGAACGCACGGCCTACGCCTTAGGAGGGCGCCGCTCTATCCATCTGAGCTACAGGGTCAACGAAATAAGTATACAATATTTTCAGATAAAAATAAAGATTTTTTTGTAAAAAAACCATTGTTTATGAAAACTCTAGACTTAGAGAATTTTTTTTCTATATTCCTCATATATCATAAATCCTTAATAAAATATATAAAAAATATTCCCTTTATACAGGGAATATTTTTTACTTGCTCAAATCTTTTTAAATTAACCAACAAGTTTTCTTTTGCTTTCTTCATACTGATTAAAAGTATCTTCGCTCTTGC is drawn from Ilyobacter polytropus DSM 2926 and contains these coding sequences:
- the nrdG gene encoding anaerobic ribonucleoside-triphosphate reductase activating protein; this encodes MKIIKIFKETISDGPGFRYSIYFSGCSHYCQGCHNPETWKGDIGEVLDETYMKKIISQISNNPLLDGVTLSGGDPFFIPEELLGFLRRLKEETHKNIWAYTGYTFEELLKKDITKKCLEYIDVLVDGRFEKNLANPELFYRGSSNQRLVDVKASLSEGIVCTKDYD